Part of the Alphaproteobacteria bacterium genome is shown below.
ACCCCCTGTCATCCCGAGCGCAGCGAGGGATCTAAGGCTGCCACTGGATCCCTCGCTGCGCTCGGGATGACAGGCGAGACAAACGGGAGGAAGCGATGCAGGAACGCATGATCGGGGACGCCAGGGTCACCCGCATCGAGGAGATCATGGGACCGGGCTTCCCGGCCGACCAGTTCTTCCCCGAGTTCGACGCCGCCACGTTCAAGGCGCACGAGCACTGGCTGGCGCCCTCCTACTACTCGCCCGAGCTCGGCCGGCTGATCGCCAGCATCCACAGCTGGGTGATCCGCATGAACGGGCTCACCATCCTGGTCGATGCCTGCAGCGGCAACCACAAGCCGCGTCCCGGCATGCCGCGCTTCGACATGCTCAACACGGACTACCTCGACAGGCTGCGCCGCGCCGGCGTGCAGCCGGAGGAGATCGACCTGGTCTTGTGCACGCACCTGCATGTCGATCACGTCGGCTGGAACACCAGGCTGGAGAACGGCAAGTGGGTGCCGACCTTTGCCAAGGCGAAGTACGTGATGTCGCGCGGCGATCACGATCACTGGCAGGCGGCGGCGAAGAAGCCGGAGACCGACGAGTACCAGCGCAACACCTACAACGACTCGGTGCTGCCGATCGTCGAGGCCGGGCTGGCCGAGATGGTCGACGGCCAGCACGATCTCGGCCGCGGCCTGATGATCAATCCGTCGCCCGGCCACACGCCGGGGCACATCCACGTCACGCTCGACTCGAAGGGCAGGCGCGCGGTGTTCTCGGGCGACGCGCTGCACAACCCGGTGCAGGTGCCGCTGTGGAAGTGGAACAGCCGCTTCTGCGAGGACACGAACGTCGCGCGCCAGTCGCGCAACAAGATCCTCTCGCATTGCGCGCACGAGCATGCGCTCTTGATGCCGGCGCATTTCGCGCCGCCACACGCGGCGTACATCAAGGCCAAGGGCGACGATTTCGAGCTGGACTGGGATCATGGCCCGCGCTGAGCGGCTGAAAGGCCGCGTCGCGCTGGTGACCGGGGCGGGCTCCGGCATCGGCCGCGCCACGGCGCGGCGCTTCGCCGATGAAGGCGCCATCGTGGTCGGCACCGACATCGCCGTGCCGGCGGCCAGCGAGGCCTCGGCTATTGTCGGCGAGACAGGCGCTTTCCTGCCGCAGGATGCCGCGAGCGAAGCCGATTGGTCGCGCCTCGAGCGCGAGATCCGCGGCCGCTTCGGCCGGCTCGACATCCTGTTCAACAACGCCGGCACCAGCGGTCCCGCGGATCCCGAGACCTGCACCCTGCAGGAATGGCGCCGGGTGATGGCGGTGAACCTCGACGGCGTGTTCCTGGGCTGCCGCGCGGCCATCGCGCTGATGAAGGACAAGGGCGGGGCGATCGTCAACGTCTCGTCCTGCGCCGCCTATGGCGGTTTCCCGCTATCCGTGCATTACGGCGCGAGCAAGACGGCGGTGCGCCAGTTCACCAAGAGCGTGGCGCTGCATTGCGCGGCCAAGGGCTACGCCATCCGCTGCAACTCGATCCATCCCGGCCCGACCATGACCGGGCTGATGAAGGCCAGCATCGCCCGCGCGCCCAGCGAGGCGGAAGGCCGCGCCCGCTGGATGGCACAGACGCCGATCGGTCGCTTCGCCGAGCCCGAGGAGATGGCGTCGCTGGTCGCCTGGCTGGTGTCGGACGAGGCGACCTACGTCACCGGCGCGGAGTTCGTGTCGGATGGCGGCATGACCGCAGGCATGGGCGCGGGGTGAGTTGCCGTCGCCCGTCATCAAGAGCAGTTACCTGGAGTCTCGCATGCCGAGATCGAGTCTTCACCGCAACGGCAAGTTCGGCGTGACAGCATCACCACACCAATGGGTGGCGAAAGTACTCTTCATCGCTGGGCTGCTCTGTCTTGCAGGATGCGAAAGCAACGCAGATAGTTGTGCTGCAAGATCAGAATTGGATCGGGCGCTCGCAACATATCTCCAAAGCGCTGACCGTTCGATCCATGACTTTGTGCTGGCCAAGGCAACACCAGAGAAGGTTGC
Proteins encoded:
- a CDS encoding MBL fold metallo-hydrolase; the encoded protein is MQERMIGDARVTRIEEIMGPGFPADQFFPEFDAATFKAHEHWLAPSYYSPELGRLIASIHSWVIRMNGLTILVDACSGNHKPRPGMPRFDMLNTDYLDRLRRAGVQPEEIDLVLCTHLHVDHVGWNTRLENGKWVPTFAKAKYVMSRGDHDHWQAAAKKPETDEYQRNTYNDSVLPIVEAGLAEMVDGQHDLGRGLMINPSPGHTPGHIHVTLDSKGRRAVFSGDALHNPVQVPLWKWNSRFCEDTNVARQSRNKILSHCAHEHALLMPAHFAPPHAAYIKAKGDDFELDWDHGPR
- a CDS encoding SDR family oxidoreductase, with translation MARAERLKGRVALVTGAGSGIGRATARRFADEGAIVVGTDIAVPAASEASAIVGETGAFLPQDAASEADWSRLEREIRGRFGRLDILFNNAGTSGPADPETCTLQEWRRVMAVNLDGVFLGCRAAIALMKDKGGAIVNVSSCAAYGGFPLSVHYGASKTAVRQFTKSVALHCAAKGYAIRCNSIHPGPTMTGLMKASIARAPSEAEGRARWMAQTPIGRFAEPEEMASLVAWLVSDEATYVTGAEFVSDGGMTAGMGAG